A genomic segment from Phragmites australis chromosome 6, lpPhrAust1.1, whole genome shotgun sequence encodes:
- the LOC133921444 gene encoding growth-regulating factor 4-like codes for MAMPYASLSPAGADHRSSTATASLLPFCRSTPLSAGSVGGGMGEDAQMSGRWAAGRPVPFTAAQYEELEQQALIYKYLVAGVPVPPDLVLPIRRGLDSIASRFYGHPTLGYGSYFGKKLDPEPGRCRRTDGKKWRCSKEAAPDSKYCERHMHRGRNRSRKPVETQLVPQSQPPAAAATTAATPLAGATNGSNFQNHSLYPAIAGSTGGGGGGSNISSPFSSSLGSSQVHMDNAASYAALGGGTAKDLRYTAYGIRSLADEHSQLITEAIDSSMENQWRLPPSQNSSFPLSSYPQLGALSDLGQNMVNSLSKMERQPLPFLGSDFGTVDSVKQENQTLRPFFDEWPKARDSWSGLGDENSNLGSFPATQLSISIPMASSDFSVASSQSPNGDSTL; via the exons ATGGCGATGCCGTATGCCTCTCTTTCCCCGGCAGGCGCCGACCACCGCTCCTCCACAGCCACCGCGTCCCTCCTCCCCTTCTGCCGCTCCACTCCGCTCTCCGC GGGTAGTGTAGGAGGCGGGATGGGGGAGGACGCGCAGATGAGCGGGAGGTGGGCGGCGGGTAGGCCGGTGCCGTTCACGGCGGCGCAGTACGAGGAGCTGGAGCAGCAGGCGCTCATATACAAGTACCTGGTGGCCGGCGTGCCCGTCCCGCCGGATCTCGTGCTACCCATCCGCCGCGGCCTGGACTCCATCGCCAGCCGCTTCTACGGCCACCCCACAC TTGGGTATGGATCGTACTTCGGCAAGAAGCTGGATCCGGAGCCGGGCCGGTGCCGGCGTACGGACGGCAAGAAGTGGCGGTGCTCCAAGGAGGCCGCCCCGGACTCCAAGTACTGCGAGCGCCACATGCACCGCGGCCGCAACCGTTCAAGAAAGCCTGTGGAAACGCAGCTCGTCCCCCAGTCCCAaccgcccgccgccgcggccaccaCCGCCGCGACGCCCCTGGCAGGTGCCACCAACGGCAGTAACTTCCAGAACCATTCCCTTTACCCGGCCATCGCCGGCAGCACtggtggtggaggcgggggCAGCAACATCTCCAGCCCGTTCTCCTCGTCGTTGGGGTCTTCTCAGGTGCACATGGACAATGCTGCCAGTTACGCAGCTCTTGGTGGTGGAACAGCCAAGGATCTCAG GTATACTGCTTATGGAATAAGATCTTTGGCAGATGAGCACAGTCAGCTCATCACAGAAGCTATTGATTCATCAATGGAGAACCAGTGGCGCCTTCCACCATCACAAAACTCTTCTTTTCCTCTTTCGAGCTACCCCCAGCTTGGAGCACTGAGTGACCTGGGCCAAAACATGGTCAACTCGCTCTCGAAGATGGAGAGGCAGCCACTGCCCTTCTTAGGTAGTGACTTTGGGACCGTTGACTCCGTGAAGCAGGAGAATCAGACGCTGCGGCCCTTCTTCGACGAGTGGCCAAAGGCAAGGGACTCTTGGTCAGGCCTCGGTGATGAGAATTCTAACCTCGGCTCGTTCCCAGCGACCCAACTGTCCATATCCATACCGATGGCGTCCTCGGACTTCTCTGTGGCCAGCTCCCAGTCGCCGAACG GTGACTCAACATTGTGA
- the LOC133921449 gene encoding polyamine transporter PUT1 isoform X2, with protein sequence MGEYSAEPEYRGLPNGAGDGAASMPAALRKVSIVPLVFLIFYEVSGGPFGIEDSVGAAGPLLAIAGFLVLAVVWSIPEALITAELGTMFPENGGYVVWVASALGPYWGFQQGWMKWLSGVIDNALYPVLFLDYLKSAVPALGGGMPRVGAVLGLTAVLTLLNYWGLTVVGWVAICLGVFSVLPFFVMGLISLPKLRPARWLVVDLHNVDWNLYLNTLFWNLNYWDSISTLSGEVDNPGKTLPKALFYAVIFVVVGYLYPLLVGTGAVPLDRGQWSDGYFADIAKLLGGAWLMWWVQAAAALSNMGMFVAEMSSDSYQLLGMAERGMLPAFFARRSRHGTPLVGILFSASGVLLLSSMSFQEIVAAENFLYCFGMLLEFLAFVLLRVRRPDAPRPYRVPLGTAGCVAMLVPPTALIVVVLALSTLKVALVSLGAVAVGLVLQPALRFVEKKGWLRFAVNSDLPDIGVPHAPAAVDEPLAP encoded by the coding sequence ATGGGCGAATACAGCGCGGAGCCGGAGTACAGGGGCCTCCCCAacggcgccggcgacggcgccgcATCAATGCCGGCAGCGCTCCGTAAGGTCTCCATCGTCCCGCtagtcttcctcatcttctACGAGGTCTCCGGCGGACCGTTCGGCATCGAGGACAGCGTGGGCGCGGCGGGGCCCCTCCTCGCCATCGCCGGCTTCCTGGTCCTCGCCGTCGTCTGGAGCATCCCGGAGGCGCTGATCACGGCGGAGCTGGGCACCATGTTCCCGGAGAACGGCGGGTACGTCGTGTGGGTCGCCTCGGCGCTCGGCCCCTACTGGGGTTTCCAGCAGGGGTGGATGAAGTGGCTGAGCGGCGTGATCGACAATGCCCTGTACCCGGTCCTCTTCTTGGACTACCTCAAATCCGCCGTCCCGGCGCTAGGCGGCGGCATGCCGAGGGTGGGCGCCGTCCTGGGACTCACGGCGGTGCTGACGCTGCTCAACTACTGGGGTCTCACCGTCGTCGGCTGGGTCGCCATCTGCCTCGGGGTGTTCTCTGTCCTGCCTTTCTTCGTCATGGGGCTCATCTCGCTCCCCAAGCTCCGGCCGGCGAGGTGGTTGGTGGTCGACCTCCACAACGTCGACTGGAACCTGTACCTGAACACTCTGTTCTGGAACCTCAACTACTGGGATTCCATCAGCACGCTGTCCGGTGAGGTCGACAACCCCGGTAAGACGCTGCCCAAGGCGCTGTTCTACGCGGTCATCTTCGTGGTCGTGGGCTACCTGTACCCCCTCCTCGTCGGGACCGGCGCGGTGCCGCTGGACAGGGGGCAGTGGAGCGACGGCTACTTCGCGGACATCGCGAAGCTGCTGGGTGGTGCGTGGCTGATGTGGTGggtgcaggcggcggcggcgctgtcgAACATGGGCATGTTCGTTGCGGAGATGAGCAGCGACTCGTACCAGCTGCTGGGCATGGCAGAGCGGGGCATGCTTCCCGCCTTCTTCGCGCGGCGGTCGCGGCACGGGACGCCGCTGGTGGGCATCCTCTTCTCCGCCTCCGGCGTCCTGCTGCTCTCCTCTATGAGCTTCCAGGAGATCGTGGCCGCCGAGAACTTCCTCTACTGCTTTGGCATGCTGCTCGAGTTCCTGGCGTTTGTGCTGCTGCGCGTGCGCCGGCCCGACGCACCGCGGCCGTACCGGGTGCCGCTCGGGACCGCCGGGTGCGTGGCGATGCTGGTGCCGCCAACGGCGCTGATCGTGGTGGTGCTCGCGCTGTCGACGCTCAAGGTGGCGCTGGTGAGCCTCGGCGCCGTGGCCGTCGGGCTCGTGCTGCAGCCCGCCCTTAGGTTTGTTGAGAAGAAGGGGTGGCTCAGGTTCGCCGTCAACTCGGACCTGCCGGACATCGGCGTGCCACACGCACCCGCCGCGGTGGACGAGCCGTTGGCGCCGTAG
- the LOC133921446 gene encoding cyclin-dependent kinase F-4-like isoform X1 yields the protein MDRFKLIKEVGDGTFGSVWRAINKQNGEVVAVKKMKKKYYSFEECMRLREVKSLRRMNHPNIVKLKEVIRENDILYFIMEYMECNLYQLMKDRVKPFLESEVRNWCFQIFQALAYMHQRGYFHRDLKPENLLVSKDVIKLADFGLAREASSVPPYTEYVSTRWYRAPEVLLQSSVYDSAVDMWAMGAIMAELLTLHPLFPGTSEADEILKICNVIGSPDEQSWPQGLSLAEAMKYQFPQIKGNQLSEVMTSASSEAIDLISSLCSWDPCKRPKAAEVLQHTFFQGCTFVPPPVWPKAAGLPKTPPCAGAKGTSDNNIARRYSTGTLSTMKSQSNASVKLNGLSKAGVQRKLHMDRQASLKITRPTENNSKLTANRVPARNSPGNPVLRHSRSLPETGRRAMQKVSTITEKLSHMSVTSRTCSNVKPPAPMMKAGHVKSDFLRKSDEIPPAKRVTRKLIS from the exons ATGGATAG ATTCAAGTTGATTAAGGAAGTTGGTGATGGGACTTTCGGGAGTGTATGGCGTGCTATAAATAAACAGAATGGTGAAGTT GTTGCGGTcaagaaaatgaagaaaaagtATTATTCTTTCGAGGAATGTATGAGGCTGCGTGAAGTAAAG TCTTTGCGGCGCATGAATCATCCTAACATCGTGAAGCTCAAGGAGGTTATAAGGGAAAATGATATATTATACTTCATAATGGAATACATG GAGTGTAATCTCTACCAACTTATGAAAGATAGAGTCAAGCCTTTCTTGGAGTCTGAAGTCCGCAACTGGTGCTTTCAGATTTTTCAGGCTCTTGCTTACATGCATCAGAGGGGCTACTTTCATCGTGACCTCAAACCTG AGAATTTGTTGGTTAGCAAAGATGTCATAAAGCTAGCCGACTTTGGTCTTGCAAGGGAAGCCTCATCAGTGCCACCATATACAGAATATGTTTCAACTCGCTG GTATCGAGCACCTGAAGTGTTGCTCCAGTCATCTGTTTATGATTCTGCAGTTG ATATGTGGGCAATGGGTGCCATAATGGCTGAGCTGTTGACACTCCATCCTCTTTTCCCTGGCACGAG TGAAGCGGATGAGATTCTCAAGATATGCAATGTTATCGGCAGTCCAGATGAGCAATCGTGGCCCCAAGGGTTGTCTCTTGCAGAAGCCATGAAGTATCAGTTCCCAcag ATCAAAGGTAATCAACTGTCGGAGGTGATGACATCAGCTAGTAGCGAGGCGATAGACCTCATTTCA TCGCTATGCTCATGGGATCCTTGCAAGAGACCAAAGGCCGCAGAAGTCCTCCAGCATACCTTCTTTCAG GGTTGTACATTCGTTCCACCTCCCGTCTGGCCAAAAGCTGCAGGGCTTCCTAAAACGCCTCCATGTG CTGGAGCAAAAGGAACTTCAGACAACAATATCGCTCGAAGATACTCTACTGGAACTCTTTCTACAATGAAATCTCAAAGCAATGCATCTGTGAAATTGAATGGCTTATCTAAAGCTG GTGTACAAAGAAAACTTCACATGGATCGTCAGGCATCGCTGAAGATTACAAGGCCAACCGAGAACAACAGTAAACTGACTGCTAATCGAGTGCCTGCTCGAAATAGCCCAG GGAATCCTGTACTAAGGCATTCACGCAGTTTGCCTGAAACTGGCCGGAGAGCAATGCAGAAGGTCTCAACCATTACTGAGAAGCTTTCCCATATGTCTGTGACCTCCAGAACATGCAGCAATGTGAAGCCTCCTGCCCCGATGATGAAGGCTGGGCATGTTAAGTCGGACTTCCTCAGGAAGTCTGATGAGATCCCTCCAGCAAAGAGGGTGACACGGAAATTGATCAGCTGA
- the LOC133921446 gene encoding cyclin-dependent kinase F-4-like isoform X2, translating into MKKKYYSFEECMRLREVKSLRRMNHPNIVKLKEVIRENDILYFIMEYMECNLYQLMKDRVKPFLESEVRNWCFQIFQALAYMHQRGYFHRDLKPENLLVSKDVIKLADFGLAREASSVPPYTEYVSTRWYRAPEVLLQSSVYDSAVDMWAMGAIMAELLTLHPLFPGTSEADEILKICNVIGSPDEQSWPQGLSLAEAMKYQFPQIKGNQLSEVMTSASSEAIDLISSLCSWDPCKRPKAAEVLQHTFFQGCTFVPPPVWPKAAGLPKTPPCAGAKGTSDNNIARRYSTGTLSTMKSQSNASVKLNGLSKAGVQRKLHMDRQASLKITRPTENNSKLTANRVPARNSPGNPVLRHSRSLPETGRRAMQKVSTITEKLSHMSVTSRTCSNVKPPAPMMKAGHVKSDFLRKSDEIPPAKRVTRKLIS; encoded by the exons atgaagaaaaagtATTATTCTTTCGAGGAATGTATGAGGCTGCGTGAAGTAAAG TCTTTGCGGCGCATGAATCATCCTAACATCGTGAAGCTCAAGGAGGTTATAAGGGAAAATGATATATTATACTTCATAATGGAATACATG GAGTGTAATCTCTACCAACTTATGAAAGATAGAGTCAAGCCTTTCTTGGAGTCTGAAGTCCGCAACTGGTGCTTTCAGATTTTTCAGGCTCTTGCTTACATGCATCAGAGGGGCTACTTTCATCGTGACCTCAAACCTG AGAATTTGTTGGTTAGCAAAGATGTCATAAAGCTAGCCGACTTTGGTCTTGCAAGGGAAGCCTCATCAGTGCCACCATATACAGAATATGTTTCAACTCGCTG GTATCGAGCACCTGAAGTGTTGCTCCAGTCATCTGTTTATGATTCTGCAGTTG ATATGTGGGCAATGGGTGCCATAATGGCTGAGCTGTTGACACTCCATCCTCTTTTCCCTGGCACGAG TGAAGCGGATGAGATTCTCAAGATATGCAATGTTATCGGCAGTCCAGATGAGCAATCGTGGCCCCAAGGGTTGTCTCTTGCAGAAGCCATGAAGTATCAGTTCCCAcag ATCAAAGGTAATCAACTGTCGGAGGTGATGACATCAGCTAGTAGCGAGGCGATAGACCTCATTTCA TCGCTATGCTCATGGGATCCTTGCAAGAGACCAAAGGCCGCAGAAGTCCTCCAGCATACCTTCTTTCAG GGTTGTACATTCGTTCCACCTCCCGTCTGGCCAAAAGCTGCAGGGCTTCCTAAAACGCCTCCATGTG CTGGAGCAAAAGGAACTTCAGACAACAATATCGCTCGAAGATACTCTACTGGAACTCTTTCTACAATGAAATCTCAAAGCAATGCATCTGTGAAATTGAATGGCTTATCTAAAGCTG GTGTACAAAGAAAACTTCACATGGATCGTCAGGCATCGCTGAAGATTACAAGGCCAACCGAGAACAACAGTAAACTGACTGCTAATCGAGTGCCTGCTCGAAATAGCCCAG GGAATCCTGTACTAAGGCATTCACGCAGTTTGCCTGAAACTGGCCGGAGAGCAATGCAGAAGGTCTCAACCATTACTGAGAAGCTTTCCCATATGTCTGTGACCTCCAGAACATGCAGCAATGTGAAGCCTCCTGCCCCGATGATGAAGGCTGGGCATGTTAAGTCGGACTTCCTCAGGAAGTCTGATGAGATCCCTCCAGCAAAGAGGGTGACACGGAAATTGATCAGCTGA
- the LOC133921449 gene encoding polyamine transporter PUT1 isoform X1: MAANGRSEVPLAVLQDRPGSTAAAAAPLPADPGSDTGQEKPAQNSASEDCTATMGEYSAEPEYRGLPNGAGDGAASMPAALRKVSIVPLVFLIFYEVSGGPFGIEDSVGAAGPLLAIAGFLVLAVVWSIPEALITAELGTMFPENGGYVVWVASALGPYWGFQQGWMKWLSGVIDNALYPVLFLDYLKSAVPALGGGMPRVGAVLGLTAVLTLLNYWGLTVVGWVAICLGVFSVLPFFVMGLISLPKLRPARWLVVDLHNVDWNLYLNTLFWNLNYWDSISTLSGEVDNPGKTLPKALFYAVIFVVVGYLYPLLVGTGAVPLDRGQWSDGYFADIAKLLGGAWLMWWVQAAAALSNMGMFVAEMSSDSYQLLGMAERGMLPAFFARRSRHGTPLVGILFSASGVLLLSSMSFQEIVAAENFLYCFGMLLEFLAFVLLRVRRPDAPRPYRVPLGTAGCVAMLVPPTALIVVVLALSTLKVALVSLGAVAVGLVLQPALRFVEKKGWLRFAVNSDLPDIGVPHAPAAVDEPLAP; encoded by the exons ATGGCGGCCAACGGACGGTCGGAGGTGCCGCTGGCCGTGCTCCAGGACCGGCCGGGCTcgaccgcggcggcggcggcgccgctgcCTGCAGACCCTGGCTCAGACACCGGACAAGAG AAGCCCGCCCAGAACTCTGCATCGGAAGACTGTACTGCAACGATGGGCGAATACAGCGCGGAGCCGGAGTACAGGGGCCTCCCCAacggcgccggcgacggcgccgcATCAATGCCGGCAGCGCTCCGTAAGGTCTCCATCGTCCCGCtagtcttcctcatcttctACGAGGTCTCCGGCGGACCGTTCGGCATCGAGGACAGCGTGGGCGCGGCGGGGCCCCTCCTCGCCATCGCCGGCTTCCTGGTCCTCGCCGTCGTCTGGAGCATCCCGGAGGCGCTGATCACGGCGGAGCTGGGCACCATGTTCCCGGAGAACGGCGGGTACGTCGTGTGGGTCGCCTCGGCGCTCGGCCCCTACTGGGGTTTCCAGCAGGGGTGGATGAAGTGGCTGAGCGGCGTGATCGACAATGCCCTGTACCCGGTCCTCTTCTTGGACTACCTCAAATCCGCCGTCCCGGCGCTAGGCGGCGGCATGCCGAGGGTGGGCGCCGTCCTGGGACTCACGGCGGTGCTGACGCTGCTCAACTACTGGGGTCTCACCGTCGTCGGCTGGGTCGCCATCTGCCTCGGGGTGTTCTCTGTCCTGCCTTTCTTCGTCATGGGGCTCATCTCGCTCCCCAAGCTCCGGCCGGCGAGGTGGTTGGTGGTCGACCTCCACAACGTCGACTGGAACCTGTACCTGAACACTCTGTTCTGGAACCTCAACTACTGGGATTCCATCAGCACGCTGTCCGGTGAGGTCGACAACCCCGGTAAGACGCTGCCCAAGGCGCTGTTCTACGCGGTCATCTTCGTGGTCGTGGGCTACCTGTACCCCCTCCTCGTCGGGACCGGCGCGGTGCCGCTGGACAGGGGGCAGTGGAGCGACGGCTACTTCGCGGACATCGCGAAGCTGCTGGGTGGTGCGTGGCTGATGTGGTGggtgcaggcggcggcggcgctgtcgAACATGGGCATGTTCGTTGCGGAGATGAGCAGCGACTCGTACCAGCTGCTGGGCATGGCAGAGCGGGGCATGCTTCCCGCCTTCTTCGCGCGGCGGTCGCGGCACGGGACGCCGCTGGTGGGCATCCTCTTCTCCGCCTCCGGCGTCCTGCTGCTCTCCTCTATGAGCTTCCAGGAGATCGTGGCCGCCGAGAACTTCCTCTACTGCTTTGGCATGCTGCTCGAGTTCCTGGCGTTTGTGCTGCTGCGCGTGCGCCGGCCCGACGCACCGCGGCCGTACCGGGTGCCGCTCGGGACCGCCGGGTGCGTGGCGATGCTGGTGCCGCCAACGGCGCTGATCGTGGTGGTGCTCGCGCTGTCGACGCTCAAGGTGGCGCTGGTGAGCCTCGGCGCCGTGGCCGTCGGGCTCGTGCTGCAGCCCGCCCTTAGGTTTGTTGAGAAGAAGGGGTGGCTCAGGTTCGCCGTCAACTCGGACCTGCCGGACATCGGCGTGCCACACGCACCCGCCGCGGTGGACGAGCCGTTGGCGCCGTAG
- the LOC133921447 gene encoding protein Brevis radix-like 2, which translates to MLACIACSTKEGGEDGARAAAATPHARDAGKSLTSQLKDMVLKFSGSGRQYKTTGSPSFRSNRSSHLAAYPGIIDDSGFTSDGAAEAYTTYMRTTTSAVAARTAPSTWGMGHMAKINGGLQQHVRSPRASWIHSIGEEDDDDEVVVLEEDRVPREWTAQVEPGVQITFVSIPGGAGNDLKRIRFSRDMFNKWEAQRWWGENYDRVVELYNVQTFSRQQGFSTPSSSVDDATRDSLYSFAGSTRESPVILPPTAVGREQPIARATSCRAMAAETAAASTVRATCNPSTAVPDPSDHVWAHHCNLLNSAPAPAPPPFDASRATTSSRDEASVSVSNASDLEATEWVEQDEPGVSITIREFGDGTRELRRVRFSRERFGEERAKVWWEQNRDRIHAQYL; encoded by the exons ATGTTGGCATGCATCGCGTGTTCGACCAAGGAAGGTGGGGAGGACGGCgcccgtgccgccgccgccacgccccACGCCAGAGACGCCGGCAAGTCTCTGACCTCTCAG CTGAAGGATATGGTGCTCAAGTTTTCCGGCTCCGGCAGGCAGTACAAGACAACAGGGAGCCCGTCGTTCAGGAGCAACCGCTCCAGCCACCTGGCTGCGTACCCGGGCATCATCGACGACTCGGGCTTCACGTCGGACGGGGCCGCCGAGGCCTACACTACTTACATGAGAACGACGACGAGCGCAGTGGCCGCAAGAACCGCCCCGTCAACGTGGGGCATGGGCCACATGGCCAAGATCAATGGTGGCTTGCAGCAGCACGTCAGGAGCCCGAGGGCGAGCTGGATACATAGCATcggggaggaagacgacgacgacgaggtcgTCGTCCTGGAGGAGGACCGCGTGCCGCGGGAGTGGACGGCGCAGGTGGAGCCCGGCGTGCAGATCACTTTCGTCTCCATCCCGGGCGGCGCCGGCAACGACCTCAAGCGCATCCGCTTCAG CCGTGACATGTTCAACAAGTGGGAGGCGCAGCGGTGGTGGGGGGAGAACTACGACCGCGTTGTGGAGCTGTACAACGTGCAGACGTTCAGCCGCCAGCAGGGCTTCTCGACGCCGTCGTCCTCCGTCGACGACGCCACG AGAGATTCGCTCTACTCCTTTGCCGGCTCGACGAGGGAGAGCCCGGTGATACTGCCGCCGACGGCGGTTGGCAGAGAGCAGCCGATCGCCCGTGCCACGTCGTGCAGGGCCATGGCcgcggagacggcggcggcgtccaCGGTACGAGCGACGTGCAACCCGTCCACGGCCGTGCCGGACCCTTCGGACCACGTGTGGGCGCACCATTGTAACCTGCTCAACTCCGCGCCCGCCCCGGCGCCGCCACCCTTCGACGCGTCGCGCGCCACCACGTCGTCCCGGGACGAGGCCTCCGTGTCCGTCAGCAACGCGAGCGATCTGGAGGCCACGGAGTGGGTGGAGCAGGACGAGCCCGGCGTGTCCATCACCATCCGTGAATTCGGGGACGGCACCCGCGAGCTCCGCCGCGTCCGGTTCAG CCGGGAGAGGTTCGGCGAGGAGCGGGCGAAGGTGTGGTGGGAGCAGAACAGAGACCGAATACACGCGCAGTATCTGTAG